The proteins below are encoded in one region of Coturnix japonica isolate 7356 chromosome 10, Coturnix japonica 2.1, whole genome shotgun sequence:
- the CFAP161 gene encoding cilia- and flagella-associated protein 161 → MSGYRPGVLMGNWKEDACLEEERLRDFIQKRDRGELLSQKINRFNDNLLKKVKLSVSTDGFVCFGDTVMLLSPSKEPSTRHEVEMCGEMTLALNLEEVSIYSPVSLHAPCAVSAITTTGAVGRNTFCILSVDGAPVGEPVKFGQKFGLGTTGGFSAPMFYLASDHRTLMRSAKKSHLQQVFLTDEPSYLTCWQANFLDPQMRLEYEGLPVPANCKLIITHCHTNRGLAVPRNVWGRSFFGREYEVVCHTYLDSHRAEEDKNYWVIVTGNPGAGGGAMHNRPEPQPGGTERNELMR, encoded by the exons ATGTCTGGCTACCGGCCTGGGGTGCTCATGGGCAACTGGAAGGAGGACGCGTGTCTGGAGGAG GAACGCCTGAGGGACTTCATACAGAAAAGAGATCGAGGAGAACTTCTATCGCAGAAAATCAACAGATTTAACGATAATCTTTTAAAGAAG GTGAAACTGTCGGTGTCTACGGAtggatttgtttgctttggagaCACGGTGATGCTCCTGAGCCCCAGCAAGGAGCCCTCAACGCGGCATGAAGTTGAGATGTGTGGTGAGATGACACTGGCGCTGAACCTGGAGGAAGTGTCCATATATTCACCGGTGTCACTACACGCACCCTGTGCAGTGAGCGCCATCACCACCACGGGCGCTGTAGGACGGAATACGTTCTGTATTTTAAG TGTTGATGGAGCACCAGTGGGTGAACCTGTCAAATTTGGGCAAAAGTTTGGTCTTGGAACAACAGGAGGGTTTTCTGCTCCAATG TTCTATCTAGCAAGTGACCATAGAACACTTATGAGGTCTGCCAAAAAGTCTCACCTTCAGCAAGTATTTTTGACAGATGAGCCTTCCTATTTGACGTGCTGGCAAGCAAACTTCTTGGATCCACAAATGCGTCTCGAATATGAAGGACTTCCCGTTCCT gCAAATTGCAAACTGATTATTACTCATTGCCATACTAATAGAGGCTTGGCTGTTCCAAGGAACGTTTGGGGAAG GTCTTTCTTTGGAAGGGAATATGAAGTAGTTTGTCACACTTACCTGGACTCCCATCGAGCTGAAGAAGACAAGAATTACTGGGTAATAGTTACAGGAAATCCCGGTGCTGGGGGTGGTGCTATGCACAATAGACCAGAGCCTCAGCcaggaggaacagaaaggaatgaGTTGATGAGATGA